A window of the Lolium perenne isolate Kyuss_39 chromosome 7, Kyuss_2.0, whole genome shotgun sequence genome harbors these coding sequences:
- the LOC127316069 gene encoding uncharacterized protein, which translates to MTEGEEEEVDEEEERTESDSEARDFIRLPRGSKRGVESSSQGAAEEEATSRPEDKAEPSKEGAEPLSKRLRPTLLEGSMRLQRPLKDAIDAGARAGPGVKAIPTVKSKKKTLAKPPAAGVAATRAAEAKKKAAERKAAPSDLGGAGSAPEEPAAGSQAEKESTSHVEPTANVFPLPSMARGGMASAATGPDVAPPVVEEESTDIGSTEGQKAPEVEEDIVEEGGLSEPLKERRSKAARDRAPPSDTDTRTGEVPSTEAVMRADGATESRHPPPSSLTFTELHTALGEAHVAEIKRLTALVEEAAQKNRKLIALGTEAQAKALAEAREGFVKESFYREAEFRAQQAEEARKRAKAEVAELTKVLEQKGRELEDVITEYKVKLEAATDARDSARGAAASLREEVAALKQQHAKELAAEKEASEGIVLAVQAEKTNFEAFVREMSRQILGTCDFVETATPRECLSTATARIIACAGEILAALQRLRARGR; encoded by the exons atgaccgaaggcgaggaggaagaggtcgacgaggaggaggagcgcaccgagtcggactcggaggcgcgggacttcatcagactcccgcgcgggtcgaagaggggtgtcgagtcctcgtcccagggcgcggctgaagaggaggcgacctcccgtccggaggacaaggcggagccctccaaggaaggggccgagccgctatcgaagcgactgcgccccactctcctggaagggtccatgaggcttcagcgtcccttgaaggacgcgatcgatgcgggagctcgggccggtccgggcgtaaaagcgattcccacggtgaa gtccaagaagaagaccttggcgaagccgcccgcggccggggtggcggccacgagggcggccgaggcaaagaagaaagccgcggagaggaaggcggcgccgtccgaccttgggggtgcggggtcggctccagaagagcccgccgccgggagtcaagcggagaaggagagcactagccacgtcgagcccaccgccaacgtttttcctctacccagcatggctcgcgggggcatggcgagtgcggcgacgggtccggacgttgctccgcctgtggtggaggaggagtcgactgacattggatcgaccgaggggcagaaggcacccgaagttgaagaggacatcgtcgaggagggcggTCTGTCGGAGCCACTgaaagagcgccggtccaaggccgccagggaccGCGCCCCGCCCAGCGACACCGACACGCGGACGGGCGAGGTTCCGTCGACTGAGGCGGTGATGCGAGCGGACGGGGCGACCGAGTCGCGTCATCCGCCGCCGTCTTCATTGACCTTCactgagctccacacggcgcttggcgaggcgcatgtg gcggagattaagcggctgaccgcgcttgtggaggaggcggcgcagaagaaccggaagctgattgccctgggca cagaggcgcaggcaaaggctcttgccgaggctcgggaagggttcgtcaaggagtccttctaccgtgaagccgagttccgggcgcagcaggccgaagaggcccggaaaagggcgaaagcggaggtggcggaattgacgaaggtcctggagcagaagggccgggagctggaggacgtcatcaccgaatacaaggtgaagctggaggccgcgactgatgcgcgggactctgcacgtggggctgccgcgtctctgcgggaggaggtggcggccttgaagcagcagcacgccaaagaacttgctgcggagaaggaggcgtccgagggcatcgtcctggcggtgcaggccgagaagaccaacttcgaggctttcgtcagggagatgtcgcggcagattcTTG gtacgtgcgacttcgtggagacggcgactccacgggaatgcctgtcgaccgcgaccgcgcgtatCATCGCCTGCGCGGGGGAGATACTTGCCGCGCTCCAAAGACTCCGAgcccgcgggaggtga